In a genomic window of Meleagris gallopavo isolate NT-WF06-2002-E0010 breed Aviagen turkey brand Nicholas breeding stock chromosome 1, Turkey_5.1, whole genome shotgun sequence:
- the MRPL57 gene encoding ribosomal protein 63, mitochondrial encodes MFLTMALLRKRIPGKQWIGKYRRPRTVTIAMKQAMIRRLEIEAENEYWLSRPYLTRQEEYNHNRDVRVARWEAFKAMKSSKFLEHRYMSDHLNHLNVSKKWTS; translated from the coding sequence ATGTTTTTAACAATGGCCCTACTCCGGAAGAGGATCCCTGGAAAGCAGTGGATTGGAAAATACAGGCGGCCGAGAACAGTTACCATTGCCATGAAGCAGGCCATGATCCGAAGGCTGGAAATTGAAGCAGAGAATGAATACTGGCTGAGCCGCCCGTACCTGACACGGCAGGAGGAGTACAATCACAACAGGGATGTGAGAGTGGCCAGATGGGAGGCCTTTAAAGCCATGAAATCGTCCAAGTTCCTTGAGCATAGATACATGAGTGACCACTTGAACCACTTAAACGTCTCAAAGAAGTGGACCTCTTGA
- the MICU2 gene encoding calcium uptake protein 2, mitochondrial → MLLVHFFGKEGKEKLRYSEFFRFMENLQTEVQEMEFIQFSKGLNVMRKEDFAEWLLYFTDEENNEIYWQNVKDRFEAGENISLEEFKTFCKFTNNLEDFSIAMQMFTVANRPVKRAEFKRAVKVATGQELSDNILDTIFKIFDLDGDDCLSHGEFLGVLKKRIHRGLRVPQQQGIQGYWKCVKRESIKGAKELWKQSGKSPF, encoded by the exons ATGCTGCTGGTgcatttctttggaaaagaaggaaaggaaaaacttcGCTATTCTGAgtttttcag GTTCATGGAAAATTTGCAAACAGAAGTGCAAGAAATGGAATTCATACAGTTTTCCAAGGGATTGAATGTCATGAGAAAGGAGGACTTTGCAGAATGGCTACTGTATTTCACTGatgaggaaaataatgaaatctaCTGGCAAAACGTGAAAGACAGATTTGAAGCAGGAGAG AATATCAGTTTGGAAGAATTTAAGACTTTCTGCAAGTTTACAAACAACCTAGAAGACTTTTCTATTGCCATGCAGATGTTCACCGTAGCCAATCGTCCTGTTAAACGAG CTGAGTTCAAGAGAGCAGTGAAGGTGGCAACAGGACAGGAGCTCTCAGATAATATTCTGGATACCATCTTCAAGATTTTTGATCTAGATGGAGATGACTGCCTCAGCCACGGCGAGTTCCTTGGTGTCCTGAAGAAGCGAATTCATCGAGGTTTGAGG GTACCACAACAGCAAGGCATTCAAGGGTACTGGAAGTGCgtgaaaagagaaagcattaaAGGAGCAAAAGAATTGTGGAAGCAAAGTGGGAAAAGTCCTTTTTAA